gggtttaactTTCTGGACACTTTCTTAAGGAGATGAAGGCAGGAGGGGAGAGTGCAGGCATAGAGGAAATCGCCCAGAGAGCTGATGGCAAAGGGCAGCCGAGCTGGAGAAGGCTGCCGGATCATCTACATCAGATTACAGCTGAGTCCTCTCCCCGGTCCATTCCCCTTCCCTCGGCCCCTCCTCTCCTGCTGTCAAATCTGCAGGGAGATTGCCTCGGGGAGGGGAGCCCAGAATGGCAGCTGCAGCTGGGAATTAGGCCAGCAGACCCACAAGGGGAAGCAGGCTAGTTTGGGCCCCCAAAGCCGGGGTGCCTCCCAGCTTCCAACCTTAGGtgtgcattcacacacacacacacacacacacacacacacacacacgggctcAGGGACAAACACGCATCTTAATCGCCCCCGGCCATCGCAGCTGGATTGAGAGCAGGCAGCTCCAGTGAGGCCCTGGGAGATCTTGTGACGACTCTCCATCACGCTCCGTTTTTCACACTTGCCTCCTCACGGAAATGGGCTGAGGCTCCAGGGCTGGAAGCACAGCTGAGCCGACGcagctccttcctctcccttcactGTGCGCGGTCTCTCCGACCCAGGGGAAATCAAGAGCCGGCCCTGATGGAGGCAGTGCTGGCACGGCGGGCGAGCGTGAGCGAGCGAGGGCGACAGACCTCCTAATCCTCTGCCTGATCCCCATAGCGGATCTTTCACCGGTTTCCTTGGGGGTGCAGAGAGGCCGCCCTTTGCAAAGCGGTCTTCAAGGTCCCATGAATGAAACTTTTTAGGTAACTGGCACGTCCTCGTCCCTCCAGCTTCCAGCTTTGATGTGAATTCATCTCAAGCCTCAGATGTCACCTCTGTGACCTACAGCCCCAGCCAGATGACCCAGGAGAGGAAGCGTCCCCGTTTCCCTGCACCCGGCTTTTCCCAGCAGGGGGCACCAGAGATAGGCTGGGAATCCGAGCTCTTCCCAGGCCCTGAGGCAAAACCTTTTACACGCACGGCTGAAAGAGTTTCGGTCCAGAGAGGCTCCTCTCGCAGGAGTTTTTGTCCAGTTTTGGGTGGCTGGTCAGAGCTCCCGTTAGGGGAAGATGGGTGGGGACGCGGCCCAGAAGGTGCCACAGGCCAGCTcccagggagctggggagggaggtccCTGGATAGCTTTTGAGGACCGTGCCGCTGCCGACAATGGAATGGTTTAATCGGGGGAGTCGCTCAGCAGCCTGGTGAGCACCCCCTGAGGACAGAAGGAGGagcctgggtggggctgggggggggcgCTGCTGACACTTAAAGGGCAGGAAAGGGGGTGAAGGTGCTGCCGGGGAGCTGGTATGGGAAGAGCCAACAAATATGCCTTCTTCAAAGACCTGTTCCTCGGAAACAGAGCGTGAAGGCAGGGTCGTGGGAAGAGAAACGGACTCAGATGGATGCGAAGGATCTGGAGGTCTGGGGTTGAGTCCTGGCTCCGCGGCTCCTGAGTGCTCACATGGCGGCCCTCAGTTCCCTCGCCTGGTGATAAGGTGTGTGTGGGGAAAGTGCGTGGCACAGGACAGGTACTGGATAAGGAATTATTAAAACGGAAGAAGGAAGTGTCATTTGTCCCATGTGCTCGGCTCTGGGAAAGTTGTGGGAACAAGATACACACGGTCCCTGCTTTCAGGGAGCTCACATTCTGGCAGGCGGGCAGGAGATATTAAAGGGCTATCAACATACTTAATCTCAGTTCAGGTAAATGCTCTGAAGGAGAAACACAAACACTCTGAGAATGTGAGACAGGGGTCTGGCTTAGTGTGGAGGGAGCAGGAAAGACTTGTAGACAAAATGTAGAACACTGACCATCTGCAGACTCTTTTGAAAAGCTAGGTCTCACCGCGGACCCCAGAGGGCAGATGAGTTAGGCTCCAGGTACAAATCCAATTCGTATGAACTAAATGGGCGGATACATGAAAAGGCAGCACAGTGTGAAGCAGGGGTTCTGAATGCCGGCTGCAGACTAGAATCACTAGGGACCGTCCCCAGAGATGCTGATGGAGTAGGTGTAGGTGAGCCCCGGACGCTGCTGTTGTTTAatactccaggtgattctaacctGCAGCcagtgttgagaaccactgatctagaggTAAAGAGCTCAGCATACAGAGTCGGACAGACTTGCGTTCAAATCTTGCCCACCTGCCTACCAACCATGTGACCTTGAGGACttcttaatctttctgagcctcagtttctgtattTATAAAGTGGATACTCTAATAACCCTTCCTTCATAGGACTCTTGTGAGGAGTTAATGAGCTAATACATGCAAAGGGCTTGGCACAGTTCCAGGCACATAGAAGGTGCCCCTTCCCCTGCCCGGTGGCGACGTTAGTCCTAAAGGGCCCAGCAGGGCCTCCATTCACTCAGCAGGGCACCCACAGGCTCAGACCTGGTGACTCCTGCCCCCCGCAGGCCAGTCCAGAGCACAGCACCCATTTGTCGACCTTGGGATATGCCTCTGTCCTTAGAGACAAGGAGACAGGAGACAGCAAAACCAGGCCCTTGTGGAAAAGTCCATGCACTTGGAAGAAATCCCATCCTTCTTTAGCGAAGAGGGTGCTGACACCAGCCTGAGGCTTAAGGGCAGGCAGGGATTCGGGATTCCAACCCAGAGCTTGCTTAATCTATTTTAGGTTGAACAGATGGGGTGTGTGGTGGTTCTGTGTGACAGGAGTAACTACTGATCTTGAGGAGGCAAATGGCTTGACCTTTGACAGAAAATTTCACAGAGGGCTGAACGGTGGGGGCTTCCCTAAAGAGTAAAGCACATCCCACGGCCCCGCCTCCCCATCCCCATGCACTGTGGCAGCAGCCCCTGGGCCTCCAGAAGCCACACTTAGAGTTCTGGAATGGAATAATAGGATCAGAGGGATGAGAAGGATAAACCCATTGCTGATTATTCCTGATTAGGAGGGAGGCTGGCTTTGGGCCCTGATCAGTCCTAGCACCAGCATTTGAACTTGGATGGCAGCCCAGTGTTAAGACACTTGGGGAAAGCTGGGTTGTAACCTGAGAAGTGCTTTGTGGATGCTTCTGACAAATAGGAAACACGCTTCTGTGACTTTCCACCGGCCAGCATGGTGTGACACTGGCAGGTTGTTTGGAGACAGACCCACCACATCACAGTCCTGCCATTTACTTACACTGTGACCTTTGGACAAGCCACTTCCCCTTtcttgagcctgtttcctcatctctaaaatggggcaaGATAATGCTAAGTTTCACAGGTTGCTATGAAGATAAGATAATGAGAAGATACTTTGTCCGTTGTTTACTGGGCTCTAGACAGAGGTTGAAAGTGCCAATGTTGCTTCTGCAAAACCTACGAACTGACACCAAGTGATTCCTATCATCTACGATTGATCTCAAGCACAAACTGaccttctcttccccttccccaggaCCCAGAGAAAGGCCACAGGGACTCCCAGCCCTCTCAGAGAGCAGTAGGGAGTGACTTGGCTGGGCAGGAGTAAGTAATATACACAAGCCGTCATTCTAGGCACACAGGCCTAGTGCACTTGAATCCATTAGGATCCGAACTGTATGGTTCCTCTCCCTCATCTAAGCTATAGGAACCaagaaactgaagtccagaggctggagattcattcattcacgcaTTAAATACCTTGATCCTCTTACGTACAAAGCAGTTTGGGAATTGGGCTAGCCTACTCAAATCAGAAGAGATGTCTCTATAGTGAAAGAAAGGGGAAGGATGGGACGGAGCtatggggttttttcctcttTGCCTCGTCTACAAGAGGTGCTTCTTCCCAAACTTAGGGTAAGGAACAGAAAGACTATTCTTAAAATAGTTTTCCAAGACCCAGTGCCAAGAGTTGCCCCCAAGTCATGCCTGTTCTGAGTTAATTTCTGATACCACATCTTCTCTCTAGGCAGCTGGGTGGCTTGTCCTTAGCTGGCCACAAAGAGGGTACTAGAGGAGGTCCTTTGTCattcagctccttttttttttttttaatttatttaatttatttattttggctgcattgggtcttcattgctgcgcgcgggctttccctagttgcagcgagcgggggctactcttcgttgaggtgtgcaggcttctcattgcggtggcctctctttgttgcggagcacgggctctaggcatgcgggcttcagtagttgtggcatgcgggctcagtagttgtggtgcacgggcttagttgctccatggcatgtgggatcctcccggaccagggctcaaacccgtgtcccctgcattggcaggtggattcttaaccactgcgccaccagggaagtccctcagctccTTCTTTTAATGGCCTTCCTCACTTGGCTCAGAGACAGCTTTCAAACTACCTGACGCAGGCCCTCGTTCTGACAATTACTCTATTAATAATAGTATTAATGAAGCCTGTGCCCTTTTCCAGCACTCACTCTGAGCCAGCCCATTTGACATCCTTAATCTTGTATAACCCCCAGAAGAGCTCTGCAAGGTAGTTTTTTGTCAATCTTATTTCTGGACGAAGAAACTCAgaccagagagagaaaataacagGCCCAAGGTCACAGCAATAGGAAGTAACATTGCTGGGATTGGAACCTGCAGCTCTATCTCCTAAGCCACCGTTCCATGCCTTAGCCTCAAAACCACACCGTCTCCCTGCAGGCAGTAAGGATGCTCTGTGAGGTCACTGGAAGAACCCTAATTCCTGTTTCCCCTAATGAAGGAGTCCATCTTGGTACCTTCAGTGTCACTTTGGCCTCTGGCCCTCCCTGACTATATTACAAATGGAAAGAAGTTCTGACACAGTCCTTGGTAGttaatcaacaacaacaacaataataataactaacatccATAGACCCTTGCTCTGGGCCAAGCTCTGTgcatatctccatatcccctttAATTTCCCCCGAAAACCCATTGAGATACTATGATtatccctattttgcagatgaagaaacataGGCTTACCGAGGTCAAGCGATTCactgaaggtttaaaaaaaaaaaaggaacttgggAGACATGAAAAATATACTTCCCCAGGGCTATATTTTGCCCAAAGCAGATCCTATCTGAAAGTTTCTATATTCAGAACCTCATTTCCCTTCTCTTGGTCCTGACCCTGTCTCTAAGGACAGAAATCTCAATGCAAAGAGAAGGGACGGAAAGCCTAATTCCTGCAGGAGACTGGAGACTCTGACACAAAGTCCCAGGCCgggttttgttgctgttgctgttgctgGAGCAGATGCCTTAGAGCCATCAGCAAGAAGGCCAGACGGGATGTGCCCAGCTTTAAAGAGAAAGCCTGCAGCTCCAGGGGCAAGAGCTTCCAGAGGGAGGTAGTAAATATTTGATGGGGCCTTCCAGTTCTTCCTGACTCAGGTGACCCTGGTGACATTTCAGAACATGGGGCTGGAGAACAGCCTTCATTTTATGACTGATAAagtagaagaaggaagaaaagcacaTGAGCTGAAATGCTCTGAGCTCACAAAGGGCCCAGGCAGGCAACTTCTGCAAGACTGGAAAGAAAGGGCCCTTTTTCCAGAAACGAAGTCAGATCACCGGCAAACTAAATAACCAGAAAGTGTGTGATCCTGGGCCAATGACCTACCCTTCCAAACTGCTAGATTGTAAGCTCCAAAATAGCCAGAATCCCGGCTATCCTGTCCACTTTCATCTCCATAGTGCCCAGCAAATGCCTGGGCAAAGTAGGCGATCAAAATACATTTGATAAATGGATGAAAAGTTGTCACCAATTCAACGACACAGTATCCCTTTTGCAATCCAGACCACTCCTGCCCTAACACCTGACACCCCCTCACTAATACAGAAGCCACCGCAGTCAACTCTTCAACACATCACTGCACTAACTTTCACAGCTCTGCATTCAAATCTCTACTCTGGAGAACCGTTTCCAGATAACTTGGCTAACGAGGGCTCCTGGCAGGAACAAAGCCACACTGCTGCCCTATCACGCCACCACAGCAGCCCCGTGCAACCCGAGTCTACGTGCAGCTGCCTTCATGTCAGACCTCCACCGGCATCAGCCACTGCAGAGTAGTATTTTGAAAAGGAATGTGCAGATCTGAAGCAAAACACGCACGGCCTCCTTGGAGTTCTGATCCAGCATGGCAAGCCAGGAGCTTGAAACGGCTTCTTTACGCTACATCCTAGCACAGAAACGCACAGGCCCCACCTTCGCCCACACACCACGCAAACACTCTGATCAGACCTGTGTTACACCCCTCCTCGGCTGCCGCAGAACTGTGTCCATGCTGTGCCAACGAGTGTGACTTAATTATGGACTCAGAACTAGAGGAAATCCTGGCTTTGCTCAGGAGTTCACAGGTTCCTTTCTGCTGAGCCTCTCTCCCCAGCAGCACAGCCCCTAACTGTAGACCTGGATTATGACCATGGGGCCATTTTTAAAGGGCAGATGCCCAGCTGCTTGGGGTTcttgagagaaaagaaacaaaacgagCCACTCATGACCCCTTAGTGACCTTTCTGACCCTAGAATACACACTAACTCAGACTAGGGGTCTCTGGGTGTTATTCCATGTCCCACAACTCGACAACTGCCCACTACCGTCTTAATGGCATCCCTAGATGACAACCTCCTTAAAATACCCCCAAAGTTCCAGTTTGAGCCATAGCTCTGCACATCCCTCCATGCCTACCCAGACActtctcttttctcatatttttagcTCTCCTAACTTTTCCCAGGTCTTTGGGGCCACCACAGGCAATGGCTAGGGTCCCTCATCCCCAAGCAAAGCTGTGTACCCCGAGGTCCCCACTCTTGATCCCCAGACTCCATGCCCATTGCTCTCTTGGGTCGCTCATTGGCCGTCTTGGCCAGAGGCCGGAGGAGTGGGTTTGGCGCCACCTGCTCGGAGCACCCCTCCTTGACCCCTGCAAATTTCCAGGCGGTTTGTGGAGGTCGCTCCCGTCCAGGACTGGCCCATTCTGGCAAGTGGAGGGAGGCTAGGCGGTGGGGCCTCGCCCTGAAGACGCCCGGAGCGTGGACAGCGCACAGGGTGCTGAATCAGGCACGGGGGAGGAGGCGCGCGGGCTAGGGCGCCGGGCGGCGGGAGGACCAGAGGAGCGTGACCCGGGGACCCGCGGGCAGCGGGAGGAGGGCTGTGGGCGCGCAGCCGCGGCAGGGTCCCGAGCGTCTCTCCAGGGAGCGGGCGGGAGGCGCGGCCCTTACCTGGCCGAAGGCGGAGCTGAGCATGGGGCGCAGCTGGTGGAGGAACGGGTCTGCCTCGGACGCGGCGGCTGGAGCGGAGTCCCCGCGACCCGGGGCTCGTAGAGAGCCCCGGAGGCCGAGCGCCGGGGACAGCCCCCGTTCCTCCCCATCCCGCCCGCGGGCCGGCGGCAGCGGCGACGGCGGCGAAGGTCGGGACGCCGCGGCCGGCGGCGCCTCCCGGGGCCTGCAGTGCGCCTGGGGGAGCCCGCGCCGGCTCCCCCGCGCGCCCTCCTCTCGCGGCGCCGGCCGGCACAGGGGCCTCCGCGAACTGGGGTCCCCGGACGGCGGCGGCGTGCCGGGGCAGGGGCCGGGCAGCCGGCGGCTGGACAGCACTGGCTCCCGGGCAGGGCCGTGGCGGGGAGCCCGgctgcccccgctcgccgccgcCGCCTTCAGCAGCGACGTCTTGGACTCGCTTTTAGCGATGTGCGAGCTCATCGCGGCGGGGCCCGCGCTCGCATGGCCCGGCGGGGGCGGCGCGGTGCGGCCCGGCGCTGGGCCCCCGGCGGGCAGAGAGCGGGGCGCCCGGCGGGAGCCGAGCCCGAGGACGCGCTGGAGGCGGGCGCCGTCCCCCGGCCGCTTAAATGCGGCCCCGTCGCCGCCGCCCATGTGACAGCGCAGCCTCTACGCCTGGAGCCCCGAGCTCCCCGGCGGCTGGCGGTGCGAATCTGGGGGGGCCGCCGGCTGTCCCAGAAGAGCCCACCCCCGGCTCCCCGGCTGCCCAGGTACCGCCGCGCCCCGCCCCTTGCCCCGCCCCGCGCTCGAGGAGCCCCGCTTCCCGGCGGCCCCTGGCGGCTGAGGGGACGCTGCGGCGCGTAGCCGGGAGCGCCGGGAGCGCGAGGGAAGGGGCTTGGCGAAGGGCCCCAAAGATGCCCAGACCTTGGTGGCGCCGGCAGTCCCCCTTAACATGCCCGGAGGTTCCCAAATGACCCAGAACCGCCGGAACGTCCAGAAATGCTGGCGGGGTGCACTGTCCACGGGGTACAACTTTGGAAACGATGACGAGAGAGGTGAAGAAGTAAACTCAAGACCCAAGGAGGATGAAAGCACGCTATCCATGACACCACCACTACAAAGCCCAGAGCCAGAACGGCGGGGAAGGACACTGCTGGAAGGAAAGACTCCACTCTATGGAGGCTTCACCCACTCCCAGTACCCTAGAGTGGGACCAGGACGACTCTGGTGAAGCAGCCACAGGATGTTCAGTTCTCAGAACAGAAGCCAGGTGGTATCCGCTTAACCTGGGCTTTGCAGGGTCTGGTGATGCTCAAGTCTCAGGTAGGACCCATTTGCTGCCCCTCCACCTCTTGTCCCCCCTCTCACCCTCTTGCCCTTCTAGATGTTAAAGAAATTCCTGCTCTTGGTAGGCAGCCAGGATGTCACACAGGCCTGGTTTGaatctcaaaccccagctctgccacttaccatctGGGTAACTTGGGCAAGTGTCATCAGCCTCTCTGAACCttgttttcctcttctgtaaaatgcagataataatcaTAACTAACTTCTCGGTGACATCCGATGATACCATCGCATAAAAGGCCTAGTCTAGTGTTTGCAACAGGGCCGCACGTGCAGTTAAGCTAGTTCCCTTCCCTCTGCGCCTATGAGGCCCCATCCCCTACTCTTGTTTAGTAATGGGATACTGGAGATTTGAAGGAGTGGGGTGTGAACCCCCCAGGCTCTCCCTGTTCTGGTCTCTGGCCCTGATGCCATCCATGCGGGAGAATAGGGCAAGTCTGGTCACGGCTTCGCCTCAGTAGAAGAATAGATGGACAGATGCTACACTTCACTCATGCCAGGGGTTCATCCTTCTCTGCACTGTCTGCATATGCAGACATATCATTCCATATGCAAGGAATTAAGAAAATTCCTTATGGATGGGTGGGAAAAACAACTGCCCAGAGGCCAAAGCGAACAAGGGAAGTTCCTCTTGTTCTCCAGCGATTGTACCCCAGCAATTGTTCTACTCTCAGGGGCTGAATTGCCACATCAAAGCCTGGGAGTTTAGGAACTCCCAGGTTCCTAAAGCACAAATACTGAGGCCGGCTGGGGTGCAGTAGCCCTGAAGCCTCATTGCCATGTCCACTCTCTCGGAGTCTGAGGTCAATCAGTGTCTTACCTGTTCCAGCCCTGAGAATAATCAGTGTTGGGCAGGATTAACAACAAATGTACATTCTGGATAAATCACAGGAGATAAAGTACCTTATTCGAACCCCCCAGGAGCTTTTGAAAGCAGTGGGCTGAAGGGTATTCTAAATCCCCACTGTGCCCCTCTTGGTGAGCTTTCTGAAATTCCCTGAATATTCTTGGGCAAGACCTCAGTCAGAGACTAGTTTCTGAAAAAGTGAAGAACTTGGTTACATCACCTATGATCTTagagtaaataaaacaaatcaagaCTATGTTCGTGGAGCAAATGGATGAAACACGTGCCTCCAGATCCTGGATTATCGTGGATATAGGCCAAGATGccatttcatttgtaaaattcgTTAATTTGGTCATTTACTTAACAAATCCGTCTAgaaccaggcactgtgttaggcaccTGGGATACAcagattcatccattcattccacaaacacttGAGTGCCTGttgtttgccaggcactgtgttaggtacCAGGGACACggtggtgaacaaaacaaagtctgtATCCCTAGCAACAAATGAACAACTAGAGATGCACAGATAATTAATAGTGACCAGCTGGTCGTTTAGTGCCGTGAAGAGATTAAAAGCAGGTAGGAGAGGAGGGCTTAATGGAGGGTGCTATCTTAGCTGGTGATTAGGGAGGGCCTTTCTAAGGAGGGGATGTTTGAGCAGAGGTCATAATGAAGGATGGGAGCGAGGCAGGCATATATCCAGGGGAAGCAATTTTCTGGCAGAGGGGAGACAGTTCAAAAGTCCCGAGGAGGGAATGAGCACAGTCACAGAGAAGCAGAGACCAGTGGGGCTGGCATGAGCAAGGGGGAGAGTGATAGAGATGAAACTGGT
This genomic stretch from Eubalaena glacialis isolate mEubGla1 chromosome 15, mEubGla1.1.hap2.+ XY, whole genome shotgun sequence harbors:
- the CABP1 gene encoding calcium-binding protein 1 isoform X2, producing MGGGDGAAFKRPGDGARLQRVLGLGSRRAPRSLPAGGPAPGRTAPPPPGHASAGPAAMSSHIAKSESKTSLLKAAAASGGSRAPRHGPAREPVLSSRRLPGPCPGTPPPSGDPSSRRPLCRPAPREEGARGSRRGLPQAHCRPREAPPAAASRPSPPSPLPPARGRDGEERGLSPALGLRGSLRAPGRGDSAPAAASEADPFLHQLRPMLSSAFGQDRSLRPEEIEELREAFREFDKDKDGYINCRDLGNCMRTMGYMPTEMELIELSQQINMNLGGHVDFDDFVELMGPKLLAETADMIGVKELRDAFREFDTNGDGEISTSELREAMRKLLGHQVGHRDIEEIIRDVDLNGDGRVDFEEFVRMMSR
- the CABP1 gene encoding calcium-binding protein 1 isoform X1, producing the protein MGGGDGAAFKRPGDGARLQRVLGLGSRRAPRSLPAGGPAPGRTAPPPPGHASAGPAAMSSHIAKSESKTSLLKAAAASGGSRAPRHGPAREPVLSSRRLPGPCPGTPPPSGDPSSRRPLCRPAPREEGARGSRRGLPQAHCRPREAPPAAASRPSPPSPLPPARGRDGEERGLSPALGLRGSLRAPGRGDSAPAAASEADPFLHQLRPMLSSAFGQMRQEETSYTVVQTSEEGLAASGELPGPLLMLAQNCAVMHNLLGPACIFLRKGFAENRQPDRSLRPEEIEELREAFREFDKDKDGYINCRDLGNCMRTMGYMPTEMELIELSQQINMNLGGHVDFDDFVELMGPKLLAETADMIGVKELRDAFREFDTNGDGEISTSELREAMRKLLGHQVGHRDIEEIIRDVDLNGDGRVDFEEFVRMMSR